A stretch of Flavobacterium sp. N1994 DNA encodes these proteins:
- a CDS encoding efflux RND transporter permease subunit — protein sequence MNNFFVKHKNGLSAVIFLIILGGFFAYSKMQTSLFPEITFPKIKIIADAGQQPIDKMMITVTKPLENAIKKVQDLKTVRSTTSRGSCEISAFMDWKSDIDLSKTRIEAQINQIKNDLPPDTQITVEKMNPSILPVIGYAIEGKRKSAIELKKIANFTIKPFLSQIDGVSEIRIIGGKEKEYWLALDFNKMTALGITPNAISQVLSQTNFIKSNGYLSDYRYLYLTITDAQVDKKDELENLVISNNGKGIVTLKDIATVEIKEAKEYIKVNANGKESILVAVIKQPNSNLISLTDAMNSKLEELKKILPNGIKITPYYQQATFVNDAVKSVTDSLLIGLLLAIIVAVLFLKSAKASATILITIPVTLGLTLIVLYLTGGTFNIMTLGAIAAALGLIIDDAIVVVEQIHRTHEEHPDEPTVTLLQKAIHYLFPAMVGSSISTIVIFFPFVLMSGVAGSYFKVLTDTMIITLVCSFFVTWLLLPVVYLLLSKKEKTTSEKQETVEIHEVKTQKWVAYFIEKPIVSIVFCIVLVLSIFIILPNLETGFLPEMDEGSIILDYESPPGTSLEETNRMLTEVEKIIIKVPEVEAYSRRTGTQMGFFITEPNRGDYLIQLKKDRSKTSNDVIDEIRAKVEATQPALRIDFGQVIGDMLGDLMSSVSPIEVKVYGNNQAELQKIAKEVTAIVEKVKGTADVFDGIILAGPAVNIEPNYSKLAQYGITPTDLQFQMQTALEGNVVGSLLENEKQTPIRLIYANGQKRSLEDIKQLKIFLPNGQSIPISSLVTISVQKGVAEIERENLQMMSVITGRLDNRDLGSVMQEIQTKVTNDIHLPSGYYIEYAGAYKDQQQSFRELLMILIASSLLIFGVILFLFRDFRIALTILLISVLGISGSYILLFITGTPLNVGSYTGIIMIVGIISENAIFTFLQFRETFKLTRNVNQSIIYSISTRLRPKLMTALGAIIALLPLAIGIGTGSELHQPLAIAVIGGFLIAMPLLLIVLPSILCLVYKNEKHFKHLE from the coding sequence ATGAACAACTTTTTTGTAAAACATAAAAATGGTTTAAGTGCCGTAATCTTTCTAATTATTTTGGGAGGATTTTTTGCGTATTCTAAAATGCAAACGAGTTTGTTTCCCGAAATTACCTTTCCGAAAATTAAAATCATTGCCGATGCAGGACAACAACCCATCGACAAAATGATGATTACGGTAACCAAGCCGTTGGAAAATGCCATTAAAAAAGTACAAGATTTAAAAACTGTTCGCAGTACAACCAGTCGCGGAAGTTGTGAAATCTCGGCTTTTATGGATTGGAAATCCGATATTGATTTGAGCAAAACCAGAATTGAAGCTCAAATTAATCAAATTAAAAATGATTTACCGCCAGATACTCAAATCACGGTCGAGAAAATGAACCCTTCTATTCTTCCGGTTATTGGATATGCGATTGAAGGTAAAAGGAAATCTGCGATTGAGTTAAAAAAAATAGCCAATTTTACAATCAAACCATTCCTTTCTCAAATTGATGGTGTTTCCGAAATACGGATTATTGGTGGTAAAGAAAAAGAATATTGGTTGGCATTAGATTTTAACAAAATGACTGCGCTCGGGATAACACCCAATGCTATTTCGCAAGTTTTAAGTCAAACCAACTTTATCAAATCGAATGGGTATTTGTCTGATTATCGGTATTTGTATTTAACCATTACTGATGCGCAAGTGGATAAAAAAGACGAACTCGAAAATCTAGTTATCAGCAATAACGGAAAAGGAATTGTCACCCTAAAAGACATTGCAACTGTTGAAATTAAGGAAGCAAAAGAATACATAAAAGTGAATGCCAATGGCAAGGAAAGTATATTGGTAGCTGTAATTAAGCAACCCAATTCCAATTTGATTTCGTTGACAGATGCCATGAATTCTAAATTAGAAGAATTAAAAAAAATACTTCCAAACGGAATCAAAATAACGCCTTATTATCAGCAAGCTACTTTTGTAAATGATGCGGTAAAAAGTGTTACCGATAGTTTGTTAATCGGATTATTATTAGCCATAATTGTTGCTGTACTGTTTTTGAAGTCTGCCAAAGCAAGTGCCACCATTTTGATAACGATTCCTGTAACGTTAGGGTTAACACTTATTGTTTTGTATCTCACGGGAGGAACGTTTAATATTATGACTTTGGGTGCGATTGCAGCGGCTTTGGGATTGATTATAGACGATGCTATTGTAGTTGTTGAACAAATTCACCGAACACACGAAGAGCATCCTGACGAACCAACGGTAACACTTTTGCAAAAAGCGATTCATTATTTATTCCCTGCAATGGTGGGTTCTTCCATTAGTACCATTGTGATATTTTTCCCTTTTGTTTTGATGAGTGGTGTTGCAGGTTCCTATTTCAAAGTGTTGACTGATACTATGATTATTACTTTGGTTTGCTCGTTCTTTGTTACTTGGTTGTTGCTTCCAGTAGTTTATTTGTTGCTTTCTAAAAAAGAAAAAACAACTTCTGAAAAACAAGAAACGGTCGAAATACATGAAGTAAAAACTCAAAAGTGGGTTGCTTATTTTATAGAAAAGCCCATTGTAAGCATTGTATTTTGTATCGTTTTAGTGCTTTCTATTTTTATCATTTTACCCAATTTAGAAACAGGGTTTTTACCCGAAATGGACGAAGGCAGTATCATTTTGGATTATGAAAGTCCACCGGGAACTTCACTTGAAGAAACCAATAGAATGCTTACCGAAGTAGAAAAAATAATTATAAAAGTCCCCGAAGTTGAAGCTTATAGCAGAAGAACAGGAACGCAAATGGGCTTTTTTATAACTGAACCCAATCGAGGTGATTATTTAATTCAGTTAAAAAAAGACAGAAGCAAAACCAGTAACGATGTTATTGATGAAATTCGTGCCAAAGTTGAAGCCACTCAACCTGCCTTGCGCATAGATTTTGGGCAGGTTATTGGCGATATGTTGGGAGATTTAATGAGTTCGGTTTCGCCAATCGAAGTAAAAGTTTATGGAAACAACCAAGCAGAATTGCAAAAAATAGCCAAAGAAGTTACTGCCATTGTTGAAAAAGTAAAAGGAACTGCTGATGTTTTTGATGGCATCATTTTGGCTGGACCAGCTGTAAATATTGAACCGAATTATTCAAAATTGGCTCAGTATGGAATTACACCAACCGATTTGCAATTTCAAATGCAAACAGCACTGGAAGGTAACGTTGTTGGCAGTTTATTAGAAAATGAAAAACAAACGCCAATCAGATTGATTTATGCTAATGGTCAGAAACGAAGTTTAGAAGATATCAAACAACTCAAAATATTTTTACCCAACGGACAATCTATACCTATTTCGAGTTTGGTTACAATTTCTGTCCAAAAGGGTGTTGCTGAAATTGAGCGTGAAAATCTTCAAATGATGAGTGTCATAACAGGACGATTAGACAACCGAGATTTGGGAAGTGTCATGCAAGAAATTCAGACTAAAGTTACTAATGACATTCATTTGCCAAGTGGCTATTATATTGAATATGCTGGTGCTTACAAAGACCAACAGCAATCTTTTAGAGAATTATTAATGATTTTAATAGCTTCATCCTTGTTGATTTTTGGTGTTATTTTATTTTTGTTTAGAGATTTTAGAATTGCTTTAACTATACTTCTAATTTCTGTGTTAGGCATCTCAGGAAGCTACATATTGCTCTTTATAACTGGAACTCCCTTAAATGTTGGAAGTTATACTGGTATTATTATGATCGTTGGTATTATATCAGAAAATGCCATTTTTACTTTTCTGCAATTTAGAGAAACATTCAAATTAACTCGAAACGTAAATCAATCAATAATCTATTCCATTTCAACGAGATTGCGTCCAAAATTAATGACGGCTTTAGGGGCTATAATTGCGCTTTTGCCTTTAGCAATTGGAATAGGTACAGGTTCAGAATTACACCAACCTTTGGCGATTGCAGTCATTGGTGGATTTCTAATTGCAATGCCTTTATTGCTAATCGTATTGCCAAGTATATTGTGTTTGGTGTATAAAAACGAGAAACATTTTAAGCATTTGGAGTAG
- a CDS encoding efflux RND transporter periplasmic adaptor subunit — translation MKSIIGVLMNNIMKKSILYFILITTFFISCKDTNVVEKPIDASVPVTLTTIDTSGIANYIDLNATATYLVKNTIKANATGYLNSVNVSVNDFVTNGKELFSIKTREAKVLGNTINKIDPTLNFGGAIRVRSNTNGIVTMVNVQHGDYVQDGDALVTINDTKSFGIVLSLPYELKRYIVVGQQLNVALPDGTTRKATVQKFMPTVDATSQTQNVVLKINGKQDIPENLIVKVRINKSSNSKTISLPKSAVLSDETETDFWIMKMINYNTAIKVPIKKGIQTEDKIEIISPVLTREDKILLTGNYGVADTIKVKVIKKEL, via the coding sequence ATGAAATCAATTATTGGAGTTCTAATGAATAATATTATGAAAAAATCTATCCTATATTTTATTCTAATCACTACTTTCTTTATTTCTTGTAAAGATACCAATGTAGTAGAAAAACCAATTGATGCAAGCGTTCCAGTAACTTTAACTACAATTGACACTTCGGGAATTGCAAATTATATTGACCTTAATGCAACGGCAACCTATTTGGTAAAAAATACTATAAAAGCCAATGCAACAGGTTATTTGAACTCGGTTAATGTTTCGGTTAACGATTTTGTAACTAACGGAAAGGAATTGTTTTCAATCAAAACTCGTGAAGCAAAAGTGTTGGGAAACACCATTAATAAAATAGATCCAACACTCAACTTTGGTGGTGCTATTCGAGTTCGCTCTAACACTAACGGAATTGTAACGATGGTTAATGTGCAACATGGAGATTATGTTCAGGATGGTGATGCTTTGGTGACAATAAATGACACTAAAAGTTTTGGAATAGTATTGAGTTTGCCCTATGAACTGAAAAGATATATCGTAGTTGGGCAACAATTGAATGTTGCTTTGCCCGATGGCACTACAAGAAAAGCAACAGTTCAAAAATTTATGCCAACGGTTGATGCAACTTCACAAACTCAGAATGTTGTATTAAAAATAAATGGCAAACAAGATATTCCAGAGAATTTAATTGTAAAAGTTAGAATAAACAAATCATCTAATTCCAAAACAATATCGCTACCAAAATCGGCTGTATTGAGTGATGAAACGGAAACTGATTTTTGGATTATGAAAATGATAAACTACAATACAGCAATTAAAGTCCCTATTAAAAAAGGAATTCAAACTGAAGATAAAATTGAAATCATCTCACCCGTTTTAACTCGTGAAGATAAAATTTTACTTACTGGAAATTATGGTGTTGCAGATACTATTAAGGTAAAAGTGATTAAAAAGGAATTGTAA